The genome window TCTTCCGCCATTTTCAGCGCATTCATGCCGGCGATCAGTTCCTCTTCGCGCCTGTCGAATGAGCGTTCGCGCACAGCCATGTCCTCTTCCCGTTGTTTGAGTTCACGCATGCGCTCATCAAGCATCACGAATTTACTCAGCAGTGTCTCCTTATGCTGGGTCACGCTTGCAATCAGTGATTTGAGGTTGGTTTCGATTTTCTGCGAGTGAGTGGGTTCTTGCTCGACTGCTGGTGCGTGCTCGATGACATCGTGAGAGAGAGCTTCCTGTGCGGTGGGCGTGTGGGAGATAACCCTGTAAGGCACGGAAGGCTGAGACTCGGAGGGTGAGCTCAACGGCGTAGTGGGTGAAGAGTATTCCTGGGGATGCGCATGAGCGTCTGCCGGAGTTGCTGACCTCTCGATGTCCTGCTTCGCATCGGGATTGAACACCAGCAGTTTCATCAGCCAGTGTTCACTGACTTTCAGGCTGTGATGGAGGTTTGCGCGGGTGCAGTGGATGTGTGTGTCAGTCAGGTCCAGCACCGAGTAACTATTGTCGGTTTGCCTTGCCTGTGGGCTGCAGGCGTCGTGGATGATGCGTTTGAGTGCAGCGGTTGCAGTCATCATATCCTCGGAGGACGCGCTGCACATGCTTCGCTCAAGGCCTTCACCTTCCATCGGTGCCAGGTAGATCTTGATCAGATCATCAGCAACCTTCTCGTTCAGGCTGTAGACCAGGAACTGCTGGCCGCTTGTGTTCGCAATAAACCCGCAAAGCAGCACGGCATTCAGTGATTGACCTTGGTCATCGGGTATTTCAAGTGTTCGCAATAGCATGGGGTATCCGGCTCAGTGAGACTGGGGCATTTTTCAGCGTCCAGAATACGCAGGCCGCTCACGAGGTTTTGTCAGATAATCCGCACTTACCCATAGATAATTCGACACGCGGCAAGGACGAATCGGATTCGCCGTGGCTGCTGTTTCATGGTGTGCAACCTGCGGTTATGGTGCGGCGCGAAACAGCGAGCGCACCTAAAGGCGCTTCAATGTGCTTCAGCAGGTGGTCCGACGTTCATGATTGAGATAACCCATTTATCCAAGCGGTTTGGCAGTTCCCTTGCGGTCGCCGACCTGTCTTTCCAGGCCGTATCAGGTGAGGTGCTGGGGCTCCTTGGGCCCAACGGTGCCGGCAAGTCCACGACCCTGCGTATGCTCACCGGTTTTATGTCACCCAGTTCGGGTACTGCCAAATTGTGCGGTTTTGATATCCGTCGCCAGCCCCGCCATGCGCAGCGGCTGATGGGATACCTGCCCGAAACCGGGGCCTGCTACAACGAAATGTCCGTATCGGGGTTCTTGAGTTTCATTGCTGAAATGCGTGGTTATCGCGGTCGAGATAAAAAGCTGCGCGTCGCGTCCATGCTCGAACAGTTCGAGTTGATCGAGGTGCGCGGCCAGACCATCGATATTCTCTCCAAAGGTTTTCGCCGCCGAATCGGCTTGGCGCAGGCGATGCTTCATGATCCGAAAATCCTGATTCTGGATGAGCCCACCGATGGGCTTGATCCCAATCAGAAGTACCGAGTGCGCGCGCAAATCCAAGAGATGGCCCGTGACAAAATCGTGATCATTTCTACCCACATCATGGAGGAGGTCACGGCATTGTGTGGCCGTGTGTTGGTCATGGACAAGGGGCGCCTTCTGGCAGACAGCACGCCTGACGAGCTGGAAAGCCGCTCACGTTATCACCAGGCTGTGATGTTGTATGCCACACAGCCTTTGGACGTAATGACGTTGGCAATGCTCCCTGGCGTTGCGGGTATCGAGGCCGGCCCGGAGCCCTATAGTGTGCGCGTCCTGGCGCGGCCGGGTTCGACCATATTGCCGGGGATCAACTCGATGATTCTCAAGCGTGGCTGGAACGTGCCTCGTCAGGAGGTCGAGCGGGGGTCGCTCGGCGAAGTTTTTCGCCTGTTGACCCGGGAGTCGCGGTCATGAGCGCGCGTTGGCCGTTATTCAAGCGCGAGGTCTACAGCTATTTCATTACGCCAGTCGCGTATGTGTTCATCCTGCTGTTGTTGATTCTCAGCGGTGTCAGCACTTTTTACCTGGGCGACTTCTACCAGCGCAACCAGGCCGACCTGGCACCGTTCTTCGATTACCTGCCCTGGCTCTACGTGGTGCTGTTGCCGGCGCTGGCCATGCGCATGTGGTCGCTGGAACGCCAGACCGGTTCGATTGAGTTGCTGATGTGCATGGCCATCAGCGCGACTGACGCTGTACTCGCGAAATTCTTCGCGGCGTGGCTGATCAGTGGCCTTGCGCTTGTGTTGACGTTTCCGTTGGTGTTGACGGTCAACTATCTGGGGGAACCCGACAATGGTGTGATCCTTTGTGGGTACCTGGCGAGCTGGCTGCTGGCAGGAGCTTGCCTGGCCATTGGCGGGTGCATGTCGGCCTTGACCAAAAATGCGCTGGTGGCCTTCCTCATGGCCATGGCGGTTTGTTTGATCTTTACCGCCTGTGGGTCTGCGGTGGTGCTGGATGTATTTCGCGGCTGGGTAGCCGTGGCCTGGCTGGACGGGCTTGCATCGTTGAGTTTTATCGCACACTTCGAAGGGCTGTGCCGCGGCGTGGTCGAGCCCCAGGACCTTCTGTATTTCATTAGCCAGATCATTGTCTGGTTGGCACTGACGGTCATGGTGGTCGAATTGAAGAAGGCGGTGTGAGGCCATGTTTTTCAACCCTTTGACCCGTACATGCCTGCGAATGGCGATCATTGTTGGTGGCTTTGTCGCGGCGAATTTTGAGTTGGCGCCGCGATTGCCAACCTTGCGTCTGGATCTGACCGAACAGCAACTCTATACCCTCAGTTCCGGCACCCGGCAGATTATCCAGGAGGTGGCCAAACCCACCGACCTGTACTTTTACTTTTCCAATCAGGCCGCCCGAGACTTGCCCGTCATGCGCAGTTATGGCGTGCGGATCGAAACCCTGCTGCGTGAATACCAACGTGCCTCGAATGGGATGTTGCGTCTACACATTATCGACCCGGCGCCGTTTTCGGCGGACGAAACGCGTGCCCAGGAGTTGGGCCTGAAAGCCGCGCCTATCGGCAAAGGCGGGACGCCGGTCTACTTTGGGCTCGCCATCGCCGATGCAGCGGACCATCACGCCAGCATCGCTTTTTTTGCGCTGGAACAACAAGGGTTCCTGGAGTACGACATCAGCCGGTTAGTGCATAGCCTGTCGCGTGCCGAGCGGCCGGTCATCGGGCTGATGTCTTCATTGCCACTGTCGGGGGGCTTCAATGCAGAGGCGGGGCGCAAGCGACTGCCTTGGCGGATTTACACCGAGATCGACAAGCTGTTTGACGTGCATGAACTGACTCAGGATGTCGACAGCATTCCCGGCGAACTCAAGGTGTTGATGCTGGTGCATCCAAAGCGCTTGTCCACGGCAACGTTGCGCGGAATCGACCAATTCGTGCTGCGTGGCGGGCGGCTGCTGGTGTTTGTCGACCCCTACAGTGAGCAGGATCGTGGGGAGTACTATTTTGGTATCCCGAGCAAGGACAAGTCCTCGGACCTCGCACCGTTGTTCAAGGCGTGGGGTATCAAATTGATGCCAGGTGATGTGCTGGGTGACGGTCGCTACGGACAGTACGTGTCGCTGGTGCATAGCGCCGAGCCGATCTGGCAGCCTACGGCGTTAGGCCTATCGCCCGAAGCCATGAATCAGCAAGATGTGATCACTGCTGGCCTAGGTAGTCTCAACCTGACCACTGCCGGCGTGTTGAGCGCTTTGCCAGGCGCAACCACCACCCTGACACCGCTTCTGCACAGCTCGGATCAGGCCATGCTGTACAAGACAGCGCGCCTTGATCATCTCGAACACCCGGATGAACTGGCCAATGCTTTCAAGGCCGACGGTGAGCGCTACTTGATCGCGGCGCGCCTGCAAGGTCCGGCAAGCTCGGCTTTCCCAGATCCGCCTGGGGCGATTACCGGGGCGGAACACATCAACGTCGTGGTTGTGGCTGATACCGATATGCTCAGTGACAACCTGTGGACCGAGCCTCAAGGCCGCGGCGAGGTCAGCGTGCCTTGGGCCGACAACAGCGTGTTGGTGCTCAACGCACTGGATAGTCTCTCGGGGTCGGATGCATTGATCAGTCTACGTTCCCGTGGCCGCTACAGCCGTAACTTCAGTGTGGTTGAACGGTTGCAGCAACAGGCGGGCGAGCACTTTCGCGAGATGAGCCGTGACCTGCAAGCCAAGCTGGATGAAACCGAAGGACGCCTGAGCACACTGGCGGCTGGCCAGCAAAACAACGCACCGTTGAAGGCGGAGCAGCAAGCTACCCAGGCGCAGTTTCGCTCAGAAAAAGTCGCCATCGAGCAGGAGATGCGTCAGGTTGCCCGACAGCTCACTGTCCAGGTCGAACGCTTGGGCACTCAAGTCAAGTTGTTCAATATTGTGCTGGTCCCGCTGCTGCTCTCCCTCGTGTTTGTGGGTGCTTGGCTTTGGCGCAGGCGCACTCGCTGAAGGCTGGACGATCGCGAAACTTTCTTGGAGTGCCGGCTATTAACGCCTCTGGTCGATGCTCCTAAGCTGGATTCAATGTTTGTTGGAATCCGTTGGGAAAGGAAATAGAGATGAAAAAGCTGCATAAGAAGATTGCGTTGGTCACCGGTGCCTCGAAGGGGATCGGTGCCGCAATCGCCAAGCAATTGGCCCAGGATGGCGCCACCGTGATCGTCAACTACGCAAACAGTCGCATCGATGCCGACCGGGTGGTGTCAGAGATTGTGCAAACCGGTGCCAGAGCCTATGCCGTGCAGGCCGACGTCTCGAACAGCGTGGACCTCAAGGCGCTGTTCAAGACGATTGTGCATGAGCATGGTCATCTCGACATCCTGGTGAATAATGCCGGGGTCTATTCGACCAACCCGTTGGCCGACATCACCGAGCAAGAGTTCCACCGCCAGTTCAACCTCAATGTGCTGGCCTTGATCCAGTGCACCCAGGCGGCCGTTGAAGTGTTCAACCCTGTCGGTGGCAGCATCGTCAATATCAGCTCCAGCGTGACCTCCTTCACACCGGCCAACTCTACGGTCTACACCGCTTCAAAAGGTGCTGTCGACGCGATCACCAGAACCCTTGCCAATGAGCTGGGGCCGAAAAATATTCGCGTCAACTCGGTCAACCCAGGGTTGGTCGTAACCGAAGGCGTGCATGCCAGCGGCTTTTTCGAAGATGCGTTTCGTCAGAAGATCGAAGCCATTACGCCGTTGGGCCGCATCGGCCAGCCGGAGGATATCGCTCCCGCTGTCGCCTTCCTGGCGTCACCCGACGCGAGCTGGATCACCGGTGAAACCCTGGTGATCGGCGGCGGCCTCCATTGATGCGTGCTCGCGCAGGTAATGACGCGGTGATTGCGACATGACGCGCTTGAACGCTGTGCTGAACGCGCTCTCCGACTCGTAGCCCAGTGAAAATGCGATGGTGGAGACCGAGTCATCGGAGTTTTTCAGGCGGTCACTTGCCAGCAACATGCGCCAATAGGTGAGGTATTCCATTGGCGCTGCACCGACCACTTGCTTGAAGCGCAATGCGAACGCCGAACGCGACATGGTTGCCAGTCGCGCCAGTTCCTGGACGGTCCAGCGCTGGGCGGGTTGAGCATGCATCGCGCTCAGGGCAGCGCTGAGGTTGCGGTCGGCCAGGCCGAAAAACCAACCGATACCGTTGCTGTCGAGTGTCGAAAGATGCGCGCGGAGGACTTCGACCAACATGATGTGGGCCAAGTGTTCATTCATCAGCGATCGGCCTGGGCGCTTCTGCTGCAACTCCGAGGTAAAGCGCTCCAGTGCCCAGCGCAGGATCAAGGCCTGGGGCTCATTGCCTTGCACATGCACCAGTGAGGGCAGTGTGCTGAGCAGCAGTTGAGTCGGGATACCGGTGAAGTCAAAGCGGCCGCCCACCAGTTGGGTGTCGTCACCACCGTAGCTCAGCGCCAACTCGTCGGGCGCAAGCGTTTGGAAATGGCCGTCCGAATCCATGACGGGTTGGGACAAGTCACTGAAGAGCGTGAACGGCATGCCGCGCGTCATCAGAAAGCAGTCGCCTTGCTGGAGTTGCTGGGGTTGGGATTCACCATGCACCTGCAGCCAGCAACTGCCTTTGACGAGCGCGGTGAACTTGATGCCTTCCCTTGCCGGAAAGTTGAACGCCCAGTTACCGCCCAGCGTCAGCGAGGCCGAGTGGTAATTACGAATTCTCAATAATGAAAGGACATCGGAAAGAGGATCCATACCCCACCTTTTTTGGACGATAAATAACGTTGAAAGCAGTTTATACCAGAGATAATCCAGATTTCGGGTTTTATGACGAGGTTTACTATGCAAGTCACGCTCAATAAATTTTATGGTCCACTGATCAATGGCGTATTTGAAACCAGCGACAAGGACCACTCATTTGCAGCGGTCGACCCCGCCACCGGCCGCCATCTGGCTTACATCCGCTATTGCCTCGAAGCCGACGTTGATCGCGCGGTAAAAGCAGCGCACCAAGCTTTGCCGGCGTGGCGTGCCCTCGGTCAACAAATGCGCGCTCGCCTGGTCAACCTGCTGGCCGATGAAATCGAGGCGCACAGCGAGCGCCTGGCCCTTATCGATGCTCATGATGTGGGCCGTTGCATCAGCGAAGTGCGCAAGGATTACATGACCGCTGTTCGCCACTACCGCTATTTCGCCTCGGTGATCATGGCGCATGAAGACTCCGCCCGTGAGATTGATGGCGGCTACGCAATTGCCAAGCGCGAACCGCTGGGTGTGTGCGGGCAGATCATCCCTTGGAACGCGCCGGCGATCATGGCCGCATTCAAGCTTGCGCCGGCGTTGGTGGCAGGCAATACGGTGGTGTTGAAACCTGATGAAAATGCGTCCCTGTCGACGCTTGAACTGGGTGTGTTGATCAATAAAATCTTCCCGGCAGGTGTCGTCAATATGGTGACGGGCTTGGGGGAGGTAGCGGGCGCAGCACTGAGCGAGCACCCATTGGTCAGAAAGCTGTCGTTCACCGGCAGTACCGAAGTCGGCAGGACCGTAGCCGGTGTCGCAGCCCGGCGCCTGATTCCCTCGACGCTGGAATTGGGGGGCAAGAGCGCGAACATCGTATTTGCGGATATCGAGGATATCGATGCCGTGGTGGACAATGCCACGTTTGCTGCCATCCATAACAATGGTCAGTCGTGTCTAGCCGGCACGCGCTTGTTCGTCCATGCAGATATCGCTTCGGCATTCCAGGAGAAACTGATTGCGGCGTTCAAGCGCGTCAGCGTTGGCTCCCCGCTGGATGAACGCTCTCGGGTCAGTTGCCTGGTCAATGCCCGGCAGGGGCAGCGCGTGTTGGACTATATCAACCTGGGCCTGGAGGAGGGCGCCGAATTGCTTGCGGGTGGAGGGCGCGTCACCGTGCCTGGTTGCGAACATGGTTACTTTGTTCAGCCGACGCTACTGCTGGCGAGAAATGACATGCGCATTTGTCAGGAGGAGATTTTCGGGCCGGTGTTGTCGTTGATTGTTTGGGACGATTACGAAACGATGATTGCGCAGGCGAACGACACCGAATATGGCTTGGCGTCCGGCATTTACACCAGCAACCTCAGGCATGCCATGGAAACCGCCGCGCGCTTGGAAGCCGGTTCGGTATGGATCAATCGCTATTCGAATATTACCGACGGCACGGCGTTCGGAGGGTATAAAAACAGTGGGATTGGGCGGGAGTTTTGCCGGGAAACGCTGAATGCTTACACTCAGGTCAAGACGATTACTGTTCAAACGCAGGTACCGGCAGCCTGGTTCGCGGAGCATTGATGTTTTTAGGCGTCAATTGATAAGGGCGTGCGCTGGATGCTTGCGGCGCATCGCCATATCAACTCGCCTCGATCGGTATTTTGAGTGCCGAAGTCGTCTGCAGTTATTCCAGCCTTCCGTTCGAAAGGTTGCCTGGCCATACGGATCTTCTATTGGTTAACAAGCCCTTCTACCAGCATTGAAATGCGTTAAAAAACCCTGATTGGAATCTCTGTGCCCGTGGTGTGGCAGCGGGTGTACGTTTCTTTGTGCTGTAGGACTAGTCCTACGCAGTCCAGCGATATGTCTATTGCTGCGTAGGGATTGCGGCGGTTGGCGGTAGTTTTAAGAAAAGTAGAATTCGTGAACTCTCATTTAGAGAGCAACGCTATCTATTTTTACTGCCAAACTAGAAGGTATACCTCCGTGTCTATTCCATTCCGACTTATTCTCGCGTCCTCCATCGTTGGCCTGTTCGCAACTTCTGCGATGGCGGCAGACGGCACCATTAACTTCACCGGGGAAATCACCGCAGCCTCTTGCAGTGCCACTTCAGGCGCCGGCACTAGCGTAACGGGTGCTAAAGGGAAACAAGTTATTGATGTAAAAATGGGTAAAGTGAGTATGGACTCCCTGGGTGGTGCGCCTGCTGGGATTGTTGCTGGCACCGCCATTAACATCAATCTTGATTGTGGTGGCACCGGTACCGGTTTGACGACTGTAAAAGTCCAGTTTGACCCGAACTCCGGCTCGGGCGTTGACCTGAAAAATAATAACCTGCTGAAAACGACTGGTACAGCAACGGGCGTTGGTATTGGCATGTACAGCGCCGGCAACACCCTCATTAATCTGAGTGGTAACGGTTCGTTTGACGCGCCTCTGATCAAGACCGGTACCGATCCTGACTTTAAATATGCCGCCAACCTGAACTTGCGTGCCGCCTATGTAGCCAACGGCGATGTAATGAAGGCTGGTACAGCTAATGGCGAACTGCCGTTTACCCTGACGTACGAATAAATCTCTAACCAGAGAAGCATGAAAGTGCTTCTCTGGTTTTATGCATGGGAACGATATGATTAAGTCAGTCTCCAGGTTTCTATTGGCAGGGATAGTGTTGCTGTCGAGTGGAATTGCCAGTGCGGGTATTACATTGGGCGGCACACGAATTGTGTACCAGGAAAAGCTCAAGGAAACCTCCATCATGGTTAAGAATGATGGTGAAAAAGATATCATGGTGCAGTCGTGGATCGAGCCCGATCCGGCCTTTCCTGAACAGGATGTGCCGTTTGCATTGACGCCAGCACTGAGTCGCCTTGCCGGTAAGAAACAACAAAGCTTGCGTGTCTTTTATGCGGGCAAAGGTTTGCCGTCGGGTAAAGAGTCAGTGTTTTGGTTAAGTGTTCAGGAAATACCGCAAAAGTCCGAAACAGACAACACGCTGCAAATTGCGATCCGTCAACGCATCAAGATTTTTTATCGGCCCGAAGGGCTGTCGGGTTCCGTGGAAGAATCCTCCAAGCAGTTGAAGTGGAAAATGATTAACGAGGGTGGAAAGTCTTGGCTGGTAGCGAGTAATCAATCTCCATTCTATGTCTCGTTTGGTGAGGTTTCTATAACGCAGGCCGGCAAGCGATATCCGGTAAGCGCCAAAATGGTCGCGCCTGGTGAAACTTCAAAATTTTTGATCGATGTTGCTAGCGCCCTACCTGCTCAAGGGGTATCCCGCGTCGACTACGTAACCATCAATGACTATGGCGCACCCAATAATTACACGGGAGAGGCGACTGCTAATTGATGTTTGCGAGCCATTTGAGCGTTGGCGGCTGAGAGGTAAACGTCAGTGCCAGTGGATATCTAAGTTGTGAGGCTGGATGATATGTGGGTGTTTCGATCAAGAGGGCAGCATGCTATTACGCTTCTCGGGAGTATAGGGTCGTCCAGCTTGATAGCGATGGGTGCGACGCTTCCTGTGACGGCGCATGCGGTCGAGTTCAATGGCGCGTTTCTAAATAAGCAAGGTGCGCCGGTAGAATTGAAGTATTTCGAACAGGGAAGTTCGGTTGCCCCTGGTCGATACAATGTCGATATCTACCTTAACCAGCAATTGATGCTGCGTCAGAATATTGAATTTGCAGCCAGTGGGAAAGATGGCGAGGTTAAGCCGGTTATTCCTTTGGGCTTGCTCAAGGCCGTTGGCGTCGATATTGCACGCCTTGAGCGGGAAAACCTGATCGCAGCCAAAAGCGAGGACACATCACCTGTCGCTCTGGATTCGATCGTCCCTGGCGCAGCAGCTGAATTTGATGTGAGCGCGTTGGCGCTGCAAATCAGCATGCCTCAGGCATATATCAAGCGTCACTCCCGTGGGTACGTTGATCCGTCATTGTGGGATCACGGTATTACGGCGTTTTACTCTAACTATCAGACCAACTTCAGTCGCAACGTTAACCAAGGGTATACCAACGACTACCGTTATATTGGCCTGCGCAATGGTTTCAATATCGGTGCCTGGCGTTTTCGCAATGACTCGTCTATTTCCGGCTCAACGGGCACGCGTGACAAGTTCACCAGCAACCGCAGTTATGTCGAGCGCGACGTTGTCAGCCTGAAAGGCAAGCTCGCGGCGGGTGAGTTGTACAGTCAGGGTGAAATCTTCGACAGTGTACGTTTCAAGGGCGCGCAACTCTCCTCCGAACTGGGTATGTTGACCGATGACGAAGTTGGCTTTGCGCCCGTTGTGCGTGGTATTGCCGAGACAAATGCGACTGTAGAGATCAGCCAGAACAACTACGTCATTTATTCGGCGACGGTGCCTGCGGGTGCGTTTGAGATCGGCGATATCTTCCCCAGTGGTTCCAACGGTGACTTGACCATCAAGATCATCGAAGCGGACGGGCGCGAGCGTACTTATACGCAGGCCTACTCCTACCTGCCCGTCATGACCCGTCGTGGCAGCGTGCGCTACAACCTGGTGGCCGGGCAGTACACGACCGAGGGCAAGCCCGCGCCCAAGTTTACCCAGGGCACGCTGGTGTACGGGGTCACGGACAACTTCACAGGCTACGGCGGTCTCATCGCCGCACAGGCCTATAAGGCCCTCAACCTGGGTGTGGGCGTGAACTCGCCGTGGGGCGGTGTGTCTTTCGACGTCACCAACAGCAGTTCCGAGGAACGTTCGGGCCGTAAGAACGTGGGTCAGAGTGCGCGCTTTCTGTACTCGAAGACGCTCAGCGAAACCGATACCACGTTTACAATGGTCGGCTATCGCTACTCGACCGAATCCTACCGAACCTTCAGCCAGCACGTTGATGAGCAGGATCAGATCAGCACGCCTTACTACGGGCGACAGAAAAGTCGATTCGACGTTAACGTCAACCAGTCGCTCGCCAGTCGTGGTTCGTTGTTTTTGAGCATGGGCGAGACCAGTTACTGGAATCGTGAAGGCAGCACCCGTCGCTGGCAGTTCGGTTACAACGGGAGTTATTCGGACGTCAGCTACAGCTTCGCGGTATCCCGTACGGAAGGGCAGGGCAGTAACCAGCGCGTCGATAACCAGATGACTGCGTCGTTCAGCATCCCGTTTGGCGACACGCGTCGATCACAGCGCCTGTACTCCAGCGTCACCGCGTCAAACCAGGGTGATTCTTCGGTTCAGACCGGTGTCTCTGGCAACTTGAACGACGCAAACACGCTCAATTACTCGGCGCAAGGCAGCCATAGCAAGATCGGCGGCAGTTCCGGCAACGTGGGTTTGAACTGGGATACGCCTACGGCAAAAGTCAGCGGCAACTATGGGCAAGGTCGTGACAACAAGCATCTGGATGTCGGGGCCTCCGGTTCAGTGGTTGTTCACAGTGGGGGGGTCACCCTCGGCCAGCCTGTTGGCGAAACGTTCGCGTTGATTGAAGTGCCTGGTACCAAAGGTATTGGCGTTGACTCATCCAATGCGGTGCGCACCGACAGAAAAGGCTATGCGGTTGTGCCATATGCGCAGCCGTATCGCTATAACTGGATCAATCTGGAAACCTCGACCTTTGGCACTGATCTTGAGTTTGAGGAGACATCTCGACAAGTCATTCCGACCCGTGGCGCAGTCGTAAAAACAAAGTTTCAGGCTGAATCCGGACGCAGAATACAGTTCGAATTACACATGAGTGACGGTCAGAAAGTTCCGTTTGGTGCGCAAGCGTTCGGAGCCGATGGTCGGCTACTCGGTACCCTTGACGGTGCATCCAGACTGTTGGTGTTTGGTGTGGGCGACAAGGGGAGCTTTGACGTGAAGTGGGGAAGCGGTAGTTGCCATGTGGATTATGTTGTTCCAGAGGCAAACAAAGAGCTGATGTATGAGAAGTATACGGCGTCCTGCACTCCAAAAAAATAAAGTGATTTGAATTGTGAGTAAGGCAGATTAGCACTGGTGGAATTCATGCGGCGGTGATCTCACGAGGTTGTATGTCGTGTTTTGCTTTTTATTGTTCCGTGTTAATTGCTGGGCGGGCACCATCACTTGTGGTGCGCCGGCAAAGTTAAAGATGGCTTTGCCGGCCACAATGACTATTCAAGGTGACGCTGCTGTTGGAACTGTGATGTCTACAGGTTGGCATGTTGTGAGCAATCGTCGACGTCGGGGTATTCAAAAGTCGCAAAAACCAAATCCTGCAGCCTAGCGTCACCTGGCGAAGTGAAATTGCCAAGTGCCAACAATACCAGTTCGAACGGCGTGTCTGCTGCCAGCCAAGGCAATGCCAGCGGACTGGCTATTCAGGTTTTGAATGGGCTCAACCCAGTCCAGTTCCGTCCGCAGTTGACCGGATCAAATTTGAATAAAATAGGCAGGGTCGGCACTGGCGGTGGAAACCTGACCAAGCAACTGACGGTACGCTACAAACGCACCGCTGCCAAAATGACACCTGGCATGATCAAGGCGGGTGTCTTCGTTAATTTGGTTTATGAGTAAAGTCTGTTTAGACTCCGATTACTGTAGGAGGCAGTAACGTTAGCTGTGTTAACGTCCAGGCGTTAGTTTTGCCCGCCTCTGAGTGAATCATTTACTTTTCCAAACATCCGGAGTATGTCCCCATGGGCAATATAGTCATCGTCGACGATCACCCCCTGATGCGTATGGCTGTGCGCGTCATGCTCGAGCGTGAAGGGCATTCGATTGTCGCTGAGGTCGATAATGGGGTGGATGCGGTCGAGGTCATTCGCAAATTGCTTCCGGATCTGATCGTCCTCGATCTGAGTATTCCAAAAATGGATGGCCTCTCGGTCATCGCGCACCTGAAGGCCATTGGTATTTCCACCCGGGTCCTGATCCTGACCTCCGGCGACACACGAAATTTTGCCATGCGCTCACTGCAGGCGGGAGCCGCAGGTTTTGTGTGCAAGGACGACAATCTGGATGAACTGGTGGGGGCCGTAAAGGCGGTGCTATCGGGCTACAGTTATTTCCC of Pseudomonas azotoformans contains these proteins:
- a CDS encoding ABC transporter ATP-binding protein, whose amino-acid sequence is MIEITHLSKRFGSSLAVADLSFQAVSGEVLGLLGPNGAGKSTTLRMLTGFMSPSSGTAKLCGFDIRRQPRHAQRLMGYLPETGACYNEMSVSGFLSFIAEMRGYRGRDKKLRVASMLEQFELIEVRGQTIDILSKGFRRRIGLAQAMLHDPKILILDEPTDGLDPNQKYRVRAQIQEMARDKIVIISTHIMEEVTALCGRVLVMDKGRLLADSTPDELESRSRYHQAVMLYATQPLDVMTLAMLPGVAGIEAGPEPYSVRVLARPGSTILPGINSMILKRGWNVPRQEVERGSLGEVFRLLTRESRS
- a CDS encoding heme exporter protein CcmB translates to MSARWPLFKREVYSYFITPVAYVFILLLLILSGVSTFYLGDFYQRNQADLAPFFDYLPWLYVVLLPALAMRMWSLERQTGSIELLMCMAISATDAVLAKFFAAWLISGLALVLTFPLVLTVNYLGEPDNGVILCGYLASWLLAGACLAIGGCMSALTKNALVAFLMAMAVCLIFTACGSAVVLDVFRGWVAVAWLDGLASLSFIAHFEGLCRGVVEPQDLLYFISQIIVWLALTVMVVELKKAV
- a CDS encoding Gldg family protein, whose translation is MFFNPLTRTCLRMAIIVGGFVAANFELAPRLPTLRLDLTEQQLYTLSSGTRQIIQEVAKPTDLYFYFSNQAARDLPVMRSYGVRIETLLREYQRASNGMLRLHIIDPAPFSADETRAQELGLKAAPIGKGGTPVYFGLAIADAADHHASIAFFALEQQGFLEYDISRLVHSLSRAERPVIGLMSSLPLSGGFNAEAGRKRLPWRIYTEIDKLFDVHELTQDVDSIPGELKVLMLVHPKRLSTATLRGIDQFVLRGGRLLVFVDPYSEQDRGEYYFGIPSKDKSSDLAPLFKAWGIKLMPGDVLGDGRYGQYVSLVHSAEPIWQPTALGLSPEAMNQQDVITAGLGSLNLTTAGVLSALPGATTTLTPLLHSSDQAMLYKTARLDHLEHPDELANAFKADGERYLIAARLQGPASSAFPDPPGAITGAEHINVVVVADTDMLSDNLWTEPQGRGEVSVPWADNSVLVLNALDSLSGSDALISLRSRGRYSRNFSVVERLQQQAGEHFREMSRDLQAKLDETEGRLSTLAAGQQNNAPLKAEQQATQAQFRSEKVAIEQEMRQVARQLTVQVERLGTQVKLFNIVLVPLLLSLVFVGAWLWRRRTR
- a CDS encoding SDR family NAD(P)-dependent oxidoreductase, with amino-acid sequence MKKLHKKIALVTGASKGIGAAIAKQLAQDGATVIVNYANSRIDADRVVSEIVQTGARAYAVQADVSNSVDLKALFKTIVHEHGHLDILVNNAGVYSTNPLADITEQEFHRQFNLNVLALIQCTQAAVEVFNPVGGSIVNISSSVTSFTPANSTVYTASKGAVDAITRTLANELGPKNIRVNSVNPGLVVTEGVHASGFFEDAFRQKIEAITPLGRIGQPEDIAPAVAFLASPDASWITGETLVIGGGLH
- a CDS encoding AraC family transcriptional regulator, which translates into the protein MDPLSDVLSLLRIRNYHSASLTLGGNWAFNFPAREGIKFTALVKGSCWLQVHGESQPQQLQQGDCFLMTRGMPFTLFSDLSQPVMDSDGHFQTLAPDELALSYGGDDTQLVGGRFDFTGIPTQLLLSTLPSLVHVQGNEPQALILRWALERFTSELQQKRPGRSLMNEHLAHIMLVEVLRAHLSTLDSNGIGWFFGLADRNLSAALSAMHAQPAQRWTVQELARLATMSRSAFALRFKQVVGAAPMEYLTYWRMLLASDRLKNSDDSVSTIAFSLGYESESAFSTAFKRVMSQSPRHYLREHASMEAAADHQGFTGDPARVG
- a CDS encoding aldehyde dehydrogenase family protein; this encodes MQVTLNKFYGPLINGVFETSDKDHSFAAVDPATGRHLAYIRYCLEADVDRAVKAAHQALPAWRALGQQMRARLVNLLADEIEAHSERLALIDAHDVGRCISEVRKDYMTAVRHYRYFASVIMAHEDSAREIDGGYAIAKREPLGVCGQIIPWNAPAIMAAFKLAPALVAGNTVVLKPDENASLSTLELGVLINKIFPAGVVNMVTGLGEVAGAALSEHPLVRKLSFTGSTEVGRTVAGVAARRLIPSTLELGGKSANIVFADIEDIDAVVDNATFAAIHNNGQSCLAGTRLFVHADIASAFQEKLIAAFKRVSVGSPLDERSRVSCLVNARQGQRVLDYINLGLEEGAELLAGGGRVTVPGCEHGYFVQPTLLLARNDMRICQEEIFGPVLSLIVWDDYETMIAQANDTEYGLASGIYTSNLRHAMETAARLEAGSVWINRYSNITDGTAFGGYKNSGIGREFCRETLNAYTQVKTITVQTQVPAAWFAEH
- a CDS encoding fimbrial protein, with product MSIPFRLILASSIVGLFATSAMAADGTINFTGEITAASCSATSGAGTSVTGAKGKQVIDVKMGKVSMDSLGGAPAGIVAGTAININLDCGGTGTGLTTVKVQFDPNSGSGVDLKNNNLLKTTGTATGVGIGMYSAGNTLINLSGNGSFDAPLIKTGTDPDFKYAANLNLRAAYVANGDVMKAGTANGELPFTLTYE